A section of the Streptomyces sp. NBC_01591 genome encodes:
- a CDS encoding FAD-dependent oxidoreductase codes for MIPEPDILVVGAGLGGVAAALAACRAGRTVVLTEETDWIGGQLTSQAVPPDEHPWVEQFGTTASYRRLREGIRAYYRQWYPMRSEALALTDLNPGAGRVSKLCHEPRVALTVLEAMLAPHRAAGRLTLLTEHRAVATEADNDVIRAVTLENLRTGDRTTVTARYVVDATETGELLELGGVEHAIGAEARSEFDEPHAPEQAQPLNQQGITVCFALSHHEGENHTVDRPADYGFWRAYRPDFWPGPLLGFQAPDPRSLESVPRTFVPNPDIDPLAVSADQSTDAGDKELWGFRRILARGMHRPGAFHSDITLVNWPLNDYWLKPLVGAGDEVSAQAVAEARQLSLSLLYWLQTEAPRQDGGTGFPGLRIRPDITGTEDGLAKAPYVRESRRIKAVTTVTEQDVSIDLVGPHGGTRHRDAVGVGSYRIDLHPSTGGDNYIDIGSVPFEIPLGALVPRRVRNLLPAGKNIGTTHITNGCYRLHPVEWNIGEVAGALAAHCLTEGVEPQQVQSEDKRYETFARLLDHDGVQRHWPDVRGY; via the coding sequence GTGATACCCGAACCGGACATCCTCGTCGTGGGCGCCGGACTCGGCGGCGTCGCCGCCGCGCTCGCCGCCTGCCGCGCCGGACGCACCGTCGTCCTCACCGAGGAGACCGACTGGATCGGCGGCCAGCTCACCTCCCAGGCCGTCCCCCCGGACGAGCACCCGTGGGTGGAGCAGTTCGGCACCACCGCCTCGTACCGCAGGCTGCGCGAGGGCATCCGGGCGTACTACCGCCAGTGGTACCCGATGCGTTCCGAGGCCCTCGCCCTCACCGACCTCAACCCGGGCGCCGGACGCGTCAGCAAGCTCTGCCACGAGCCGCGCGTCGCGCTCACCGTGCTGGAGGCGATGCTCGCACCGCACCGGGCGGCGGGCCGCCTCACCCTGCTCACCGAGCACCGAGCGGTGGCCACCGAGGCGGACAACGATGTCATCCGGGCCGTCACGCTGGAGAACCTGCGCACCGGCGACCGCACCACCGTCACCGCCCGCTACGTCGTCGACGCCACCGAGACCGGTGAACTCCTCGAACTCGGCGGCGTCGAGCACGCCATCGGCGCCGAGGCGCGGAGCGAGTTCGACGAACCGCACGCCCCCGAACAGGCCCAGCCGCTCAACCAGCAGGGCATCACCGTCTGCTTCGCGCTCTCCCACCACGAGGGCGAGAACCACACCGTCGACCGCCCCGCCGACTACGGCTTCTGGCGCGCCTACCGCCCCGACTTCTGGCCCGGTCCGCTCCTCGGCTTCCAGGCGCCCGACCCGCGCTCCCTGGAATCCGTACCGCGCACCTTCGTCCCCAACCCGGACATCGACCCGCTCGCCGTCAGCGCCGACCAGAGCACGGACGCGGGCGACAAGGAACTGTGGGGCTTCCGCCGCATCCTCGCCCGGGGCATGCACCGTCCCGGCGCCTTCCACTCCGACATCACGCTCGTCAACTGGCCGCTCAACGACTACTGGCTCAAGCCCCTGGTCGGCGCCGGGGACGAGGTGTCCGCCCAAGCGGTCGCCGAGGCACGGCAGTTGTCGCTCTCGCTGCTGTACTGGCTGCAGACCGAGGCCCCGCGCCAGGACGGCGGCACCGGCTTCCCCGGTCTGCGGATCCGCCCCGACATCACCGGCACCGAGGACGGCCTCGCCAAGGCGCCGTACGTACGTGAGTCCCGCCGCATCAAGGCCGTCACCACCGTCACCGAGCAGGACGTGTCGATCGACCTCGTCGGCCCGCACGGCGGCACACGCCACCGGGACGCGGTCGGCGTCGGCAGCTACCGCATCGATCTGCACCCCTCCACCGGAGGCGACAACTACATCGACATCGGCTCGGTGCCGTTCGAGATCCCGCTCGGCGCCCTCGTACCGCGCCGGGTCCGCAATCTGCTGCCCGCGGGCAAGAACATCGGCACCACGCACATCACCAACGGCTGTTACCGGCTCCACCCGGTGGAGTGGAACATCGGCGAGGTCGCCGGTGCCCTGGCCGCCCACTGCCTCACCGAGGGTGTCGAACCGCAGCAGGTCCAGTCCGAGGACAAGCGGTACGAGACGTTCGCGCGACTGCTCGACCACGACGGGGTCCAGCGCCACTGGCCCGACGTACGCGGCTACTGA